One part of the Humulus lupulus chromosome 9, drHumLupu1.1, whole genome shotgun sequence genome encodes these proteins:
- the LOC133799558 gene encoding uncharacterized protein LOC133799558 translates to MRGARLAATSMILSLAAPKEVEDDGLFDTEDNVEDSDQSDDLAAGLHEAIGSKYFDIGPTSDFNDESPLNVDDKYDALFESLHKPLYNNCKGFSVLSATVKLMNLKVLNKWTDKSFDGLLECLREILLEGNQCPGNYYQTRKFLCEVGLGYEQIDVCQYDCALFYGKNANAVSCPVRKNEVRILRHPADGDAWKHFDNVYPDFAADSRSVRMGLASDGFNPFSNMTSTYSLWPVILISYNMPPWASPNGTNYLMSLLIPSPKSLGKDYDVFLMPLIEELKELWDGVNAYDLYGQCMFKLRVAVLWTISDFPAYAYLSGWSTAGKLACPVCLEDTRSRRITDKQCFMGHRCYLKINHSWRKSKEYDGSTELRGPPRTFTGDDILKQLDEIPIHTPGKAQSNSSRKRKRGEKELNWCKRSVLFELPYWSKLLLRHNLDVMHIEKNVCDNIIGTLLDIEGKSKDTLKARKDLQNLNIREELWLKKDLSNNKLEKPYASYTLTREECKDFCKFIQSVRLPDGYASNISRCVTDNDKLGGMKTHDCHVLLHKILPAALLPFLTDNIRGTLIELCQFFQKICAKTLQISDIEELRDGIVIILCKLEKIFPPSFFTIMVHLCVHLPDQVLLGGPVASRWMFGT, encoded by the exons ATGAGAGGTGCTCGTCTAGCAGCAACTTCCATGATTCTTAGTTTAGCTGCCCCAA AGGAAGTAGAAGATGATGGATTATTTGATACCGAGGATAATGTTGAAGATTCGGATCAGAGTGATGATTTGGCGGCAGGTCTTCATGAAGCTATTGGTAGTAAGTATTTTGACATTGGTCCAACTAGTGACTTCAATGATGAATCTCCACTTAATGTGGATGACAAGTATGATGCATTGTTTGAGTCACTTCATAAGCCTTTGTACAATAATTGTAAAGGTTTCTCTGTCTTAAGCGCGACGGTGAAGTTGATGAATCTCAAAGTGCTTAACAAATGGACAGATAAATCATTCGATGGTCTTTTGGAGTGTTTGAGAGAGATATTGCTCGAGGGTAATCAGTGCCCAGGGAATTATTACCAGACGAGGAAGTTTCTTTGTGAGGTGGGCTTAGGCTATGAGCAAATTGATGTTTGTCAATACGATTGTGCATTGTTTTATGGTAAGAATGCAAATGCAGTGTCATGTCCT GTACGAAAAAATGAAGTTAGGATTTTACGTCATCCTGCTGATGGGGATGCTTGGAAGCATTTCGACAATGTGTATCCTGACTTTGCAGCTGATTCTAGGAGTGTACGAATGGGGTTGGCGTCAGATGGGTTTAACCCTTTCTCTAATATGACATCAACCTATAGTTTGTGGCCAGTGATATTAATTTCGTACAATATGCCACCTTGGGCTTCTCCTAATGGAACAAACTATCTCATGTCTTTGTTAATTCCAAGTCCTAAATCTCTTGGAAAAGATTATGATGTGTTCTTGATGCCATTAATTGAAGAGCTTAAAGAGTTATGGGATGGAGTCAATGCATATGATTTGTATGGTCAATGCATGTTTAAACTTCGAGTTGCAGTCTTGTGGACAATTAGTGATTTTCCTGCTTATGCATACTTGTCTGGGTGGAGCACTGCTGGTAAATTAGCATGTCCTGTTTGTCTTGAAGATACAAGATCTAGAAGAATAACTGACAAACAATGTTTCATGGGACATCGATGTTATTTGAAAATAAACCATTCTTGGAGAAAAAGTAAAGAATATGATGGATCTACTGAATTACGTGGCCCTCCTAGAACTTTTACTGGTGACGACATTTTAAAGCAATTGGATGAAATTCCTATTCATACCCCTGGTAAAGCACAAAGTAATTCTTCTAGAAAACGTAAGCGTGGAGAGAAAGAGCTGAATTGGTGTAAAAGAAGTGTTTTGTTTGAATTGCCATACTGGTCAAAGCTCTTGTTGCGTCACAATCTTGATGTGATGcatatagagaaaaatgtatgtgataacATTATTGGAACACTTTTAGACATTGAAGGTAAATCGAAAGACACTTTAAAAGCTCGTAAGGATTTACAAAATCTTAATATTCGTGAAGAGCTTTGGCTAAAGAAGGACCTATCTAATAACAAGCTTGAAAAACCTTATGCTAGTTACACTTTGACGAGAGAAGAATGCAAAGATTTTTGTAAATTCATTCAAAGTGTTAGATTACCGGATGGATATGCTTCGAATATTAGTCGATGTGTAACAGATAATGACAAACTAGGAGGAATGAAAACTCATGATTGTCATGTTTTACTTCATAAGATATTACCAGCTGCATTGCTTCCTTTTCTGACAGACAACATTCGTGGTACTTTGATTGAACTCTGCCAATTCTTTCAAAAAATTTGTGCAAAAACATTACAAATTTCTGACATAGAAGAATTGAGAGATGGAATTGTAataattttgtgcaagttggaaaAGATATTTCCCCCATCATTTTTTACCATAATGGTTCATCTTTGTGTTCACCTACCCGATCAAGTGTTATTAGGTGGTCCAGTTGCTTCGAGATGGATGTTTGGGACATAA
- the LOC133799559 gene encoding uncharacterized protein LOC133799559 translates to MAPGRRTTRSTAQSQQVEPVIDPPAPPSQVVRTTRLSIENQQVEPVIDPPAPPTQVIRTTRSSLENQQVCRTTRSTVLIQRPRTTAQSNVEREHPQGSTHPTVQGEQVNVMTHFDTEDDNQSSQVPSGQTSSFKPRGVTRSLTTTTIAKASSTGKVSMIFNAECHWIHYSESWYISL, encoded by the exons ATGGCACCTGGTCGTCGCACCACTCGATCTACTGCTCAAAGTCAACAAGTTGAACCAGTCATTGATCCTCCTGCTCCACCTTCACAAGTTGTTCGTACTACTCGGTTGAGTATAGAGAATCAACAAGTTGAACCAGTCATTGATCCTCCTGCTCCACCTACACAAGTTATTCGCACTACTCGGTCGAGTTTAGAGAATCAACAAGTTTGTCGCACCACTCGATCTACGGTACTCATTCAACGACCTAGAACCACCGCACAATCTAATGTAGAGAGAGAACACCCTCAAGGCTCCACACACCCTACTGTACAGGGTGAACAAGTCAATGTGATGACCCATTTTGATACCGAAGACGATAATCAATCTTCCCAAGTTCCATCAG GACAAACATCTTCCTTTAAGCCACGTGGAGTTACTCGCAGCTTGACAACTACAACTATAGCTAAGGCATCATCAACTGGAAAAGTGTCAATGATTTTTAATGCGGAGTGTC ATTGGATTCATTATTCGGAATCATGGTACATTTCATTATAA